In Acidobacteriota bacterium, a genomic segment contains:
- the dusB gene encoding tRNA dihydrouridine synthase DusB codes for MILAEQSSILKIRHIAVTPATFLSPMAGLTDSVFRRLIKRLGGCGLVMTEFTSAEGLTRHSVKSRRMLFYHEEERPVTAQLFGSDPGRLAEATRMVEDLGFDAIDLNLGCPAKKVVKACGGSALLREPKLLERILKEIRAAARIPFTIKIRSGWSESEIVALEIGRMAEDLGVEAITLHPRTRVQGFSGKADWRIIARLKAHLTIPVIGNGDIITAADAMRMRNETGCDGVMVGRGALTNPWIFRQIGETECGIPVTLPEVGDKYDLIKRYFSLLFEEETPGAIGKMKQFASWFTHAIPRGAALRKAIYESRSEREVMDRIEEFFQRALVAAPQT; via the coding sequence ATGATACTTGCCGAACAGTCCTCGATCCTGAAAATTCGACATATTGCAGTGACCCCGGCAACCTTCCTCTCACCCATGGCCGGCTTGACCGACAGCGTTTTTCGTCGCTTGATCAAGCGATTGGGCGGTTGTGGCCTGGTCATGACCGAGTTTACCAGCGCCGAGGGTCTCACCAGGCACTCGGTAAAGAGCAGGCGGATGCTCTTCTACCACGAGGAGGAGCGTCCGGTCACGGCCCAGCTTTTTGGATCGGACCCGGGGCGCCTGGCGGAAGCCACCCGGATGGTTGAGGACCTGGGTTTCGACGCCATCGATCTGAATCTGGGCTGTCCGGCCAAAAAGGTTGTGAAGGCGTGCGGAGGATCGGCCCTGCTTCGGGAACCGAAGCTGTTGGAGCGAATCCTCAAGGAGATTCGGGCGGCGGCGCGGATTCCTTTCACCATCAAGATCCGTTCCGGTTGGAGCGAGTCGGAGATCGTGGCTCTGGAAATCGGCCGAATGGCGGAGGACCTGGGAGTCGAAGCCATCACCCTGCATCCCCGAACCCGAGTCCAGGGGTTTTCAGGGAAAGCCGACTGGCGCATCATCGCCCGCCTGAAGGCCCACCTCACGATTCCCGTCATCGGCAACGGGGACATCATTACCGCGGCTGATGCCATGAGGATGCGGAATGAGACGGGATGCGATGGAGTCATGGTTGGCCGGGGAGCCTTGACCAACCCCTGGATTTTCCGTCAGATCGGTGAAACCGAATGCGGGATTCCGGTGACGCTCCCGGAGGTCGGCGACAAGTACGATCTGATCAAGCGCTATTTTTCGCTGTTGTTCGAAGAGGAAACCCCGGGAGCCATTGGGAAGATGAAACAGTTTGCCTCCTGGTTTACCCACGCCATTCCCCGAGGAGCCGCCCTTCGCAAAGCCATCTATGAGTCCCGGAGCGAGAGGGAAGTCATGGACCGGATCGAGGAATTCTTTCAGAGGGCTCTGGTGGCGGCGCCACAGACCTGA
- a CDS encoding glycosyltransferase family 2 protein translates to MSRVSIVIVNYRSGQDLVSCLRSVVRNAGRLDYEIFVINNDCPEDLTPVSDLESARIQVIQNRSNRGFAAAANQGCRHARGSFLLLLNPDVRVEAGALQILANTLEQHPDAGVVLPRLNSPDGSLQYSCRRFYTLATLLMRRAPFRRFWSNHPGLQRHLMADWDHRSLAEVDWGLGAAMLVRRAATESNALMDERFFLYFEDVDLCKSMWDRGWKVLYNPAACMVHSHRRDSARGWRLGAKRHHLFSLLKFLRKHRLRLGRCSETGGNP, encoded by the coding sequence ATGAGCCGGGTGTCGATAGTCATCGTCAATTACCGGTCCGGGCAGGATCTTGTCTCCTGCCTCCGCAGCGTGGTCCGGAATGCAGGGCGACTGGACTACGAGATTTTCGTGATCAACAACGACTGCCCTGAAGATCTCACTCCCGTCTCAGACCTGGAATCGGCTCGGATCCAGGTGATTCAGAACCGGTCCAACCGCGGATTTGCGGCCGCCGCCAACCAGGGGTGTCGTCACGCCCGGGGTTCGTTTCTACTGCTATTGAATCCGGATGTGCGGGTTGAGGCCGGAGCGCTGCAGATCCTGGCGAATACCCTGGAGCAGCACCCCGATGCGGGTGTGGTGTTGCCTCGACTCAATAGTCCGGACGGCAGTCTCCAGTACTCCTGCCGGCGCTTTTACACCCTTGCCACCCTGCTGATGCGGCGTGCTCCCTTTCGGCGCTTCTGGTCGAACCATCCCGGCCTGCAGCGCCATTTGATGGCCGACTGGGACCACCGGAGCCTGGCTGAAGTGGATTGGGGGCTGGGAGCCGCCATGTTGGTCCGCAGGGCAGCCACGGAATCGAATGCTCTTATGGACGAGCGATTTTTCCTCTACTTCGAGGACGTGGACCTGTGTAAGAGCATGTGGGATCGGGGCTGGAAGGTGCTCTACAATCCGGCAGCCTGCATGGTGCACAGCCACCGCAGGGACAGCGCCCGGGGCTGGAGGTTGGGCGCCAAGCGGCATCACCTGTTCAGCCTGCTCAAGTTCCTGCGGAAGCACCGGCTCCGGTTGGGGAGGTGCTCGGAAACAGGTGGAAACCCTTGA